One part of the Geothrix edaphica genome encodes these proteins:
- a CDS encoding DUF2203 domain-containing protein: protein MGRIFTLDEARALMPQVKAVTEPVYTLAASLAEELTHAEEAQDERRAEELRDRLQTLVKSWQQSMQDLEADVKGLWLVDFDSGDGYWCWAYPEEALDHWHSYEGGFRSRVPADQRPGVQA from the coding sequence ATGGGCCGCATTTTCACCCTCGACGAAGCCCGGGCCCTGATGCCCCAGGTGAAGGCGGTGACGGAACCTGTCTACACACTGGCCGCGAGCCTCGCCGAGGAACTCACCCACGCCGAGGAGGCGCAGGACGAGCGCCGGGCCGAGGAGCTCCGCGACCGCCTGCAGACCCTGGTCAAGTCCTGGCAGCAGAGCATGCAGGACCTGGAGGCCGACGTGAAGGGCCTGTGGCTCGTGGATTTCGATTCCGGCGACGGCTACTGGTGCTGGGCCTATCCCGAGGAGGCCCTCGACCACTGGCACAGCTACGAAGGCGGCTTCCGCTCCCGCGTGCCCGCGGATCAGCGGCCGGGCGTGCAGGCCTAG
- a CDS encoding MGMT family protein → MPKPLPAKRIEPTAPPGDFRVAVLAVVAQIPEGCLASYGQVALLAGFPQRPRQVGMVLSGLPEGTDLPWHRVVNTRGYVPSRGRWWGAFEQIGRLRDEGIEVDDQGNLDLEAHRWDGVERKPKVAAKRPGARKKA, encoded by the coding sequence ATGCCGAAGCCCCTGCCTGCGAAGCGCATCGAGCCCACGGCCCCGCCCGGCGATTTCCGCGTGGCGGTGCTGGCGGTGGTGGCGCAGATCCCGGAGGGGTGTCTGGCTTCGTACGGCCAGGTGGCCCTGCTCGCGGGTTTCCCCCAGCGCCCGCGCCAGGTGGGCATGGTGCTGTCGGGCCTGCCGGAAGGCACCGACCTGCCCTGGCATCGCGTGGTGAACACGCGGGGCTACGTGCCCAGCCGGGGCCGCTGGTGGGGCGCCTTCGAGCAGATCGGCCGCCTGCGCGACGAGGGCATCGAGGTGGACGACCAGGGCAACCTGGACCTGGAGGCCCATCGGTGGGACGGGGTGGAGCGCAAGCCGAAGGTCGCCGCCAAACGCCCCGGTGCCCGGAAAAAAGCCTGA
- a CDS encoding Ada metal-binding domain-containing protein, with amino-acid sequence MNRALLALLLAASMVAVAQEPKAKPAEPKTAAELKAEKKAEKKAKKAEAEKKAADTKAAAAAKPAAAKTAAELKAEKKAEKKAEKEAKKAEAEKKAAEAKAAAAKPAPTPAAKPAPAPAAKPAPAPAPTPAAAKPAPMAAPAAAAAAKAATPKAAATSTAIIANKDSKIYHRADCKLASKMKEANKTSFASAAEADKAGYKACKVCKP; translated from the coding sequence ATGAACCGCGCCCTGCTCGCCCTCCTGCTGGCTGCCTCCATGGTGGCCGTGGCCCAGGAGCCCAAGGCCAAGCCCGCCGAACCCAAGACCGCCGCCGAACTGAAGGCGGAGAAGAAGGCCGAGAAGAAGGCCAAGAAGGCGGAAGCCGAGAAGAAGGCCGCGGATACCAAGGCCGCCGCCGCTGCGAAGCCCGCCGCCGCCAAGACCGCTGCCGAGCTGAAGGCCGAGAAGAAGGCGGAGAAGAAGGCCGAGAAGGAAGCCAAGAAGGCGGAAGCCGAGAAGAAGGCTGCCGAGGCCAAGGCTGCGGCCGCCAAGCCCGCTCCCACGCCTGCGGCCAAGCCCGCCCCTGCGCCTGCCGCGAAGCCGGCTCCCGCTCCCGCGCCGACCCCCGCCGCCGCGAAGCCCGCTCCCATGGCCGCCCCCGCTGCGGCCGCCGCTGCGAAGGCCGCCACCCCCAAGGCCGCGGCGACCTCCACTGCCATCATCGCCAACAAGGATTCCAAGATCTACCACCGCGCCGACTGCAAGCTCGCCTCGAAGATGAAGGAAGCGAACAAGACCTCCTTCGCCTCCGCGGCGGAAGCCGACAAGGCCGGCTACAAGGCCTGCAAAGTGTGCAAGCCCTAG
- the purL gene encoding phosphoribosylformylglycinamidine synthase subunit PurL, which produces MSVAHEPAVTESLALELGLSKDEWQVLLRLLDGRMPTYPELGVFSAMWSEHCSYKSSRVHLKNLPTEGPRVIQGPGENAGVVDIGDGWAVAFKMESHNHPSFIEPYQGAATGVGGILRDVFTMGARPLANLNSLRFGEIDAPRMKGLVKGVAAGIAGYGNCMGIPMLGGDCAFDASYNGNILVNAFTLGVLRSDKIFKGFASGIGNKMMYIGSKTGRDGIHGASMASAEFGEGSEEKRPTVQVGDPFTEKLLLEACLEIFQTDWVIGIQDMGAAGLTSSSFEMASRAGTGLEIRLDQVPMREEGMTPFELMLSESQERMLLVARPGCEDKIIAVLHKWGLDACVVGEVTDSGRFIGSWHGEPVINLPIQPLVDAAPKYDRPRQRPGYLDAVNAAPLPADLKPTEVERTLRQLVQQPTVASKRWIFEQYDGTVRSNTLLGMGRGDAGIIRVKDEAGQDTGKAVAMSSDCNSRFCYLDPFWGAAHAVAEACRNLACVGAEPIGLTDCLNYGNPEKPENMWTFEQGCLGIRQACLALDVPIVSGNVSLYNDTEGQSIFPTPMIAAVGLIEDCAGPVAVDAPDATALSKVGNRICGSAFRAAHDGIFLLGETRDELGGSEYLKLRTGKIQGACPELRLDEELRLQACVREGIRLGLIRSAHDTSEGGLLVTALESAFGANDGEGMGCQLMLTRGALRLDSLLFGETAGRIVVSVSPEAEGSLATLCATHRVPCAKIGATGGSRITLAVDGQPLLDADAAEVKELHAGALERALG; this is translated from the coding sequence ATGTCCGTTGCCCACGAACCGGCCGTCACTGAATCCCTGGCTCTGGAGCTGGGCCTCTCGAAGGATGAGTGGCAGGTGCTCCTGCGCCTGCTGGACGGGCGGATGCCCACCTATCCCGAGCTGGGCGTGTTCAGCGCCATGTGGAGCGAGCACTGCTCGTACAAGTCCAGCCGCGTCCACCTGAAGAACCTGCCCACGGAAGGCCCCCGCGTCATCCAGGGCCCAGGCGAGAACGCGGGCGTGGTCGACATCGGCGACGGCTGGGCCGTGGCCTTCAAGATGGAGAGCCACAACCACCCCAGCTTCATCGAGCCCTACCAGGGCGCGGCCACCGGCGTGGGCGGCATCCTGCGCGACGTGTTCACCATGGGCGCCCGGCCCCTGGCCAACCTGAACTCGCTTCGCTTCGGGGAGATCGACGCTCCCCGCATGAAGGGCCTGGTGAAGGGCGTGGCGGCGGGCATCGCCGGATACGGCAACTGCATGGGCATCCCCATGCTGGGCGGCGACTGCGCCTTCGACGCCAGCTACAACGGCAACATCCTCGTGAACGCGTTCACGCTGGGCGTGCTGCGCAGCGACAAGATCTTCAAGGGCTTCGCCTCCGGCATCGGCAACAAGATGATGTACATCGGCTCGAAGACCGGGCGCGACGGCATCCACGGCGCCAGCATGGCCTCGGCGGAGTTCGGCGAGGGCAGCGAGGAGAAGCGCCCCACGGTGCAGGTGGGCGATCCCTTCACGGAGAAGCTGCTGCTCGAGGCCTGCCTCGAGATCTTCCAGACCGACTGGGTCATCGGCATCCAGGACATGGGCGCCGCGGGCCTCACGTCCAGCAGCTTCGAGATGGCCAGCCGCGCGGGCACGGGCCTGGAGATCCGCCTGGACCAGGTGCCCATGCGCGAGGAGGGCATGACGCCCTTCGAGCTCATGCTCAGCGAGAGCCAGGAGCGCATGCTGCTGGTGGCCCGCCCCGGTTGCGAGGACAAGATCATCGCCGTGCTGCACAAGTGGGGCCTCGACGCCTGCGTGGTGGGCGAGGTGACCGACAGCGGCCGCTTCATCGGCAGCTGGCACGGCGAGCCCGTCATCAACCTGCCCATCCAGCCCCTGGTGGACGCGGCGCCGAAGTACGACCGGCCCCGCCAGCGCCCGGGCTACCTCGACGCAGTGAACGCCGCGCCGCTGCCCGCGGACCTCAAGCCCACCGAAGTGGAGCGCACCCTGCGCCAGCTCGTCCAGCAGCCCACGGTGGCCAGCAAGCGGTGGATCTTCGAGCAGTACGACGGCACCGTGCGCAGCAACACGCTGCTGGGCATGGGCCGTGGCGATGCGGGGATCATCCGCGTGAAGGATGAGGCGGGCCAGGACACGGGCAAGGCCGTGGCCATGAGCAGCGACTGCAACAGCCGCTTCTGCTACCTGGATCCCTTCTGGGGCGCGGCCCACGCCGTGGCCGAAGCCTGCCGCAACCTCGCCTGCGTGGGCGCCGAGCCCATCGGCCTCACGGACTGCCTGAACTACGGCAACCCCGAGAAGCCCGAGAACATGTGGACCTTCGAGCAGGGCTGCCTGGGCATCCGCCAGGCCTGCCTGGCGCTCGACGTGCCCATCGTCAGCGGCAACGTCAGCCTCTACAACGACACCGAAGGCCAGAGCATCTTCCCCACGCCCATGATCGCGGCCGTGGGCCTCATCGAGGACTGCGCGGGCCCGGTGGCCGTGGACGCGCCGGATGCCACCGCGTTGTCCAAGGTGGGCAATCGCATCTGCGGCTCGGCCTTCCGGGCCGCGCATGACGGCATCTTCCTGCTGGGCGAGACCCGCGACGAGCTGGGTGGCAGCGAGTATCTGAAGCTGCGCACGGGCAAGATCCAGGGCGCCTGTCCGGAGCTGCGCCTGGACGAGGAGCTTCGGCTCCAGGCCTGCGTGCGCGAAGGCATCCGCCTGGGCCTCATCCGCAGCGCCCACGACACCAGCGAGGGCGGCCTGCTCGTCACGGCGCTGGAGAGTGCGTTTGGCGCGAACGACGGTGAGGGCATGGGCTGCCAGCTCATGCTGACCCGGGGCGCGCTGCGCCTGGACAGCCTGCTCTTCGGCGAAACGGCGGGTCGCATCGTGGTGAGCGTGAGCCCCGAGGCCGAAGGCAGCCTGGCCACCCTCTGCGCCACCCACCGCGTCCCCTGCGCCAAGATCGGCGCCACAGGCGGTTCCCGGATCACCCTCGCCGTGGATGGCCAGCCCCTGCTGGATGCGGACGCCGCCGAGGTGAAGGAGCTGCACGCCGGGGCCCTGGAGCGCGCGCTGGGTTGA
- the purQ gene encoding phosphoribosylformylglycinamidine synthase subunit PurQ, which yields MRVAVPVFPGSNCDHDALHACGTVMGWETIPVWHQETRLPEHTDLVFVPGGFSYGDYLRCGAIAALAPIMADVKRHADNGGLVLGVCNGFQILCEAQLLPGALLRNESLRFIHADVHLRVERTDLPFTRAMKAGEVFRVPIAHAEGNFTLDPADLTDLEARGGVALRYCSAQGEIGADHVPNGAMNGIAGIVNVRGNVLGMMPHPERAVDPKLGPTGGLGMFRSLEAAFSRA from the coding sequence ATGCGCGTGGCCGTCCCGGTCTTCCCGGGCTCCAACTGCGACCACGACGCCCTCCACGCCTGCGGCACGGTGATGGGCTGGGAGACGATCCCCGTCTGGCACCAGGAAACGCGGCTGCCCGAGCACACCGACCTGGTCTTCGTGCCCGGCGGCTTCAGCTACGGCGACTACCTGCGCTGCGGCGCCATCGCGGCCCTGGCCCCCATCATGGCGGATGTGAAGCGCCACGCGGACAACGGCGGCCTGGTGCTGGGGGTGTGCAACGGCTTCCAGATCCTCTGCGAGGCCCAGCTGCTGCCCGGCGCCCTGCTGCGGAACGAGTCCCTGCGCTTCATCCACGCGGACGTCCACCTGCGCGTGGAGCGGACGGACCTGCCCTTCACCCGCGCCATGAAGGCCGGCGAGGTGTTCCGGGTGCCCATCGCCCACGCCGAGGGCAACTTCACGCTGGACCCCGCAGACCTGACGGACCTGGAGGCCCGGGGCGGCGTGGCCCTGCGGTACTGCTCGGCCCAGGGCGAGATCGGCGCGGACCACGTGCCCAACGGCGCCATGAACGGCATCGCCGGCATCGTGAACGTCCGGGGTAACGTGCTGGGCATGATGCCGCACCCCGAGCGGGCCGTGGACCCCAAGCTGGGCCCCACGGGCGGCCTGGGCATGTTCCGGAGCCTGGAGGCGGCCTTCAGCAGGGCCTGA
- a CDS encoding AraC family transcriptional regulator, which yields MSESEAKNLQTYTSGPLRLAVLKRDPVPAKLLPARDAWTLLQPTHAVRVCTSEDREEGVIRSGDLALLLPGFGHTLKRHHANAPFGFTALFMEGPFPEPLLSSLQNPPRKWQESSFAVLRSLSLKQLFSIFSQELANPDGVQLMTRELFLILLGAELSRLTEKEDRGRFPYRLNRSTLQLVLDHMEVHIGSKNSVPELATMARCTPDHFIRLFREATSTTPHQYLIERRLQRAVTLLANGERPSDVAKILGFYDASAFTRAFKRRFGVPPSEYAQEAYDRQFPKK from the coding sequence ATGAGCGAATCAGAAGCCAAGAACCTCCAGACCTACACCAGCGGGCCCCTCCGCCTGGCCGTCCTCAAGCGGGATCCCGTGCCCGCCAAGCTCCTGCCCGCGCGGGATGCGTGGACGCTGCTCCAGCCCACGCATGCGGTGCGCGTCTGCACCAGCGAGGACCGTGAGGAGGGCGTCATCCGCTCCGGCGACCTGGCCCTGCTGCTGCCGGGCTTCGGCCACACCCTGAAGCGCCACCACGCGAACGCGCCCTTCGGCTTCACGGCGCTGTTCATGGAAGGCCCCTTCCCCGAGCCGCTGCTGTCCTCCCTCCAGAACCCGCCACGGAAGTGGCAGGAATCCAGCTTCGCCGTGCTGCGCAGCCTCAGCCTCAAGCAGCTGTTCAGCATCTTCTCCCAGGAGCTGGCGAATCCCGATGGCGTGCAGCTCATGACCCGGGAGCTCTTCCTCATCCTGCTGGGCGCGGAGCTCTCCCGCCTGACGGAGAAGGAGGACCGGGGCCGCTTCCCCTACCGCCTGAACCGCTCAACCCTCCAGCTGGTGCTGGACCACATGGAAGTCCACATCGGCTCCAAGAACAGCGTGCCCGAGCTGGCCACCATGGCCCGCTGCACGCCGGACCACTTCATCCGCCTCTTCCGCGAGGCCACCAGCACCACCCCCCACCAGTACCTCATCGAGCGCCGCCTCCAGCGGGCCGTGACGCTGCTGGCCAACGGCGAGCGCCCCAGCGACGTGGCGAAGATCCTGGGCTTCTACGACGCCAGCGCCTTCACCCGCGCCTTCAAGCGCCGCTTCGGCGTCCCCCCCAGCGAGTACGCGCAGGAAGCCTACGACCGGCAGTTCCCCAAGAAGTAG
- a CDS encoding B12-binding domain-containing radical SAM protein → MTPPRTLLTYSAPRSGFGDEWMTFLPIGLGYLQAMLKARELPCRVANLSGKGRKEALAYFKAQNPQVVGVSMFTFNRKRSYELLAWAREACPGAVLLAGGPHPTHLAEEVFEDCPALDAIVQGEGEAVLLGIAERLQTAPGSDLWKRTPGLILRDGRTLPQAPLEDLDAIGIPAEHLEADFLNDVGQLAYLSTSRGCPATCNFCNTPEFWGTSIRFRSAPSVLREMRLLREQHGLTYFSFRDDTFTANRDRVLTLMKGIQESCLHPLWNCQSRVNLVDEDRLVAMKRAGCEFMQFGVEHGSERVLQLLDKGTNLRHARRALGLVRKVGMNLGIYLITGIPGETWADVEETAAFIRDTRPQDCQISPLALYPGTRMFDQYRAEGRIQKDFYRASGDAEIFARVDAHTEKALRHIDHVAQQARAKSRFTPAEFAEQKAWLGFCAVTNLLCGEAAEEEGRFTEAEAEYAEIIAKEPANPWGFMKRALLREKLGRVDQARADLAEVLALAPGNPEATELAALWGLKQHKTRAKKPAHGPTAEMKGAEAYLSRPKM, encoded by the coding sequence ATGACCCCTCCCCGCACCCTGCTCACCTACAGCGCCCCCCGCAGCGGCTTCGGGGACGAGTGGATGACCTTCCTGCCCATCGGGCTGGGCTACCTGCAGGCCATGCTCAAGGCCCGGGAGCTGCCCTGCCGGGTGGCGAACCTGAGCGGCAAGGGTCGGAAAGAGGCCCTGGCCTACTTCAAAGCCCAGAACCCGCAGGTGGTGGGCGTGTCCATGTTCACCTTCAACCGGAAGCGCTCCTACGAGCTGCTGGCCTGGGCCCGGGAGGCCTGCCCCGGCGCCGTCCTGCTGGCCGGGGGCCCGCACCCCACGCACCTGGCCGAGGAAGTCTTCGAGGACTGCCCGGCCCTGGATGCCATCGTGCAGGGCGAGGGTGAGGCCGTCCTGCTGGGCATCGCGGAGCGCCTCCAGACCGCTCCCGGTTCGGATCTTTGGAAGCGCACGCCGGGCCTCATCCTCCGCGACGGCCGCACCCTGCCCCAAGCACCGCTGGAGGATCTGGACGCCATCGGCATCCCCGCCGAGCACCTGGAGGCGGACTTCCTGAACGACGTGGGCCAGCTGGCCTACCTCAGCACCAGCCGCGGCTGCCCCGCCACCTGCAACTTCTGCAACACGCCGGAGTTCTGGGGCACGTCCATCCGCTTCCGCAGCGCGCCCTCCGTGCTGCGCGAGATGCGACTGCTGCGCGAGCAGCACGGCCTCACCTACTTCAGCTTCCGGGACGACACCTTCACCGCCAACCGCGACCGGGTGCTGACGCTGATGAAGGGCATCCAGGAGAGCTGCCTCCATCCCCTGTGGAACTGCCAGAGCCGCGTGAACCTCGTGGACGAGGACCGCCTGGTGGCCATGAAGCGCGCCGGCTGCGAGTTCATGCAGTTCGGCGTGGAGCACGGCAGCGAGCGCGTGCTGCAGCTGCTGGACAAGGGCACCAACCTGCGACATGCGCGAAGGGCGCTGGGCCTGGTGCGCAAGGTCGGCATGAACCTGGGCATCTACCTCATCACGGGCATCCCCGGCGAGACCTGGGCCGACGTGGAGGAGACCGCCGCCTTCATCCGCGACACGCGGCCCCAGGACTGCCAGATCAGCCCCCTGGCCCTCTACCCCGGCACCCGCATGTTCGACCAGTACCGCGCCGAGGGCCGCATCCAGAAGGACTTCTACCGGGCCAGCGGCGACGCCGAGATCTTCGCGCGGGTGGACGCCCACACGGAAAAGGCCCTGCGCCACATCGACCACGTCGCCCAGCAGGCCCGCGCGAAGTCGCGGTTCACGCCCGCCGAGTTCGCCGAGCAGAAGGCCTGGCTGGGCTTCTGCGCCGTCACCAACCTGCTCTGCGGCGAGGCCGCCGAGGAGGAGGGCCGCTTCACCGAGGCCGAGGCGGAGTACGCCGAGATCATCGCGAAGGAACCCGCCAACCCCTGGGGCTTCATGAAGCGGGCCCTGCTGCGGGAGAAGCTCGGCCGGGTCGATCAGGCCCGCGCCGACCTCGCCGAGGTGCTGGCCCTCGCCCCCGGCAACCCCGAGGCCACGGAGCTGGCCGCCCTCTGGGGCCTGAAGCAGCACAAGACGCGGGCGAAGAAGCCCGCCCACGGCCCCACGGCCGAGATGAAGGGCGCCGAGGCCTACCTCAGCCGGCCAAAGATGTAG
- the purS gene encoding phosphoribosylformylglycinamidine synthase subunit PurS: MKVRVSVQLKPGILDPQGKAVEQGLHGFGFEVEHVRIGRLIELDVPGTDVAEVKAKAQAMCDKLLVNPVMEKASIEVL, from the coding sequence ATGAAGGTGCGTGTGTCGGTGCAGTTGAAGCCGGGGATCCTGGATCCCCAGGGCAAAGCGGTGGAGCAGGGCCTGCACGGTTTCGGCTTCGAGGTGGAGCATGTCCGCATCGGCCGGCTCATCGAGCTGGACGTCCCGGGGACCGACGTCGCCGAGGTGAAGGCCAAGGCCCAGGCCATGTGCGACAAGCTGCTGGTCAATCCCGTGATGGAGAAGGCCTCCATCGAGGTGTTGTGA
- a CDS encoding amidase, with product MPHRDDSMTFDRRAFLGAGLAAGAAALVGGDLKAASTQKGLVLEEATVDGLQAGMAAGRWTAVELVKRYQARIRALDKTGPKLNAVIELNPDALAIAKALDAERKAGNVRGPLHGIPVLIKDNLDTADRMKTTAGSLALADAPPPKEDAFVVKRLREAGAVILGKTNLSEWANFRSTRSSSGWSGRGGQTRNPYALDRSPSGSSSGSGAAAAASLCAVAVGTETDGSIVSPSNANGLVGLKPTVGLVSRSGIIPISATQDTAGPMARTVRDAALLLNALVGADPKDAATGDPGARREKDYTQFLADEGLKGARLLVAKNLLGVHAHVDAVLQPALGLLKARGAVLVEVELKSAAYDDAEFEVLLYEFKAGLSAYLGGRGGAVRDLATLMAFDEREKAREMPFFGQEILVQAQAKGPLTDPAYRKALETCAQARKDILGLLEKHAAQAIVAPTGGPAWLIDHLNGDSSSLSFSSPAAVAGCPHITVPAGFASGLPVGLSFVSAPWQEGTLLKLAYAFEQASKARRPPRFAPSCLASR from the coding sequence ATGCCGCATCGAGACGATTCCATGACCTTCGACCGCCGTGCCTTCCTGGGCGCGGGGCTGGCTGCGGGCGCGGCGGCGCTGGTGGGGGGCGACCTGAAGGCGGCTTCCACCCAGAAGGGCCTGGTGCTGGAGGAGGCCACGGTGGATGGCCTCCAGGCCGGCATGGCGGCGGGCCGCTGGACGGCCGTGGAGCTGGTGAAGCGGTACCAGGCGCGCATCCGGGCCCTGGACAAGACCGGGCCGAAGCTGAACGCCGTGATCGAGCTGAACCCCGACGCCCTGGCCATCGCCAAGGCGCTGGATGCGGAGCGGAAGGCGGGGAACGTGCGCGGGCCGCTCCACGGTATTCCCGTGCTGATCAAGGACAACCTCGACACCGCGGACCGCATGAAGACCACGGCCGGCTCGCTGGCCCTGGCGGACGCACCTCCGCCGAAGGAGGACGCCTTCGTGGTCAAGCGGCTGCGCGAGGCCGGAGCCGTGATCCTGGGCAAGACGAACCTCAGCGAGTGGGCGAACTTCCGCTCCACCCGCAGCAGCAGCGGCTGGAGTGGGCGGGGCGGGCAGACGCGGAACCCCTACGCCCTGGACCGCAGCCCCAGCGGCTCCAGCTCGGGTTCGGGCGCGGCGGCGGCGGCCAGCCTCTGTGCCGTGGCCGTGGGCACCGAGACCGATGGCTCCATCGTGAGCCCCAGCAATGCCAACGGCCTCGTGGGCCTGAAGCCCACCGTGGGCCTGGTGAGCCGCAGCGGCATCATCCCCATCTCCGCCACGCAGGATACGGCCGGGCCCATGGCGCGGACCGTGCGCGACGCGGCCCTCCTGCTGAACGCGCTGGTCGGCGCCGATCCGAAGGACGCGGCCACCGGGGATCCCGGCGCCCGCCGGGAGAAGGACTACACCCAGTTCCTCGCCGATGAGGGGTTGAAGGGGGCGCGCCTGCTGGTGGCAAAGAACCTCCTGGGCGTCCATGCCCACGTGGATGCCGTCCTCCAGCCCGCCCTCGGCCTGCTGAAGGCCCGCGGGGCCGTGCTCGTGGAGGTGGAGCTGAAGTCCGCCGCCTACGATGACGCCGAGTTCGAGGTGCTGCTCTACGAGTTCAAGGCGGGTCTCAGCGCCTACCTGGGCGGCCGGGGCGGGGCGGTGAGGGATCTGGCCACGCTGATGGCCTTCGACGAGCGCGAGAAGGCGCGGGAGATGCCCTTCTTCGGCCAGGAGATCCTCGTCCAGGCCCAGGCCAAGGGACCCCTCACGGATCCCGCCTACCGGAAGGCCCTCGAGACCTGCGCCCAGGCCCGGAAGGACATCCTGGGCCTGCTGGAGAAGCATGCGGCCCAGGCCATCGTGGCGCCCACGGGCGGGCCCGCCTGGCTCATCGACCACCTCAACGGCGACAGCTCCAGCCTCAGCTTCTCCAGCCCCGCCGCCGTGGCGGGCTGCCCGCACATCACCGTGCCGGCGGGGTTCGCCTCGGGCCTGCCCGTGGGCCTGTCCTTCGTGAGCGCGCCCTGGCAGGAGGGCACGCTGCTGAAGCTGGCCTATGCCTTCGAGCAGGCCTCCAAGGCCCGCCGTCCGCCCCGCTTCGCGCCGTCCTGCCTGGCATCTCGTTGA